TGGATCAATGCATATGATCAATAAACTGGTAAATGAAAAGGATTGCTTATTACCAGCATAAGCTGACGATTAACACCATTTTCCTCAATGAGAATCTCATTATTCTCATTCAATTTCTTATTTGTTTGTTCCAAGGCATCATTCCTCTCCTTCAACAGCAGCAgccccccaccagcagagcctcaaccagctcaggagactcaggagggctagtaggccgaggagaccgagctggcaccccagcttcgccgctttggtcgtaccagtgctacagttccagcgAGGCTAGCTACATAGCGCAAGGGTTCATGCcctccgcctagaccacagggtccacctccagtggtacaccttgacttgagggctgccacagctagacaggttcgccagctgaggtttgttgagttcgatgtgtggttccctccgaggagggatgagagagcagcagagggtttctatacaccgctccaggaagacttctacaacgcatatctaaatagtggggcagtgttcagatctcaaagAGTCTGCagtttagagtctattgtggcagcagccggagagcacatccgcccctacttgtcatatttgccggggctcgcaaatctgattggccggataggagtatatgtaccatcttgggtctgacagttttatgcttcactctacgttgatccgcatcacaacttcattcactttgcattcaacgacaGAGATTActgggtgatgagtttcagggcctaggagatactgaggctacaggatcagcctgtcaaattgcatgaggtatgctatggatagcatgagcctcccaggcgtcctcatggagggatggtgccccctacagatctggtgcgacattgcttcaaggagccctttggtgaggggtcgagtaggaacccGAGTAACCTGACTCCTACAAtgcgagtgctagaggccattatcaggaggacactgcttcctaggctgggatacagggagggtctgactcgcttacagctctggctcctcaacgccctgatgcagcagaccgtgttcgacatttgggacctccttctatcagagatggaggatactattgctgagggcttcaagggtcacaggcagcttccgtatgcacattggatcactttcctgatGCTTCAGTCAGTGCAGGTTCGGACCCctaagatggttgcagagtacagaggtgccatcatagagtttccagcatataacatggcacagaggatcagacacagcacTCCACAGACACTCGCTCAGCCCAATCGTCGTCCAGATGTTcccgagtcagcagctcagcaggacaagatcattagaggcatagccgctacagaggaggagcagcttgaggcacagcaggggatgaccgagtccagtgatagttcagatgatgactatcagtcgattcctcagatgcctccacgcagacatgatgtagaggccggcagttccagctcagcaCCACCTGCACCTCAAacggaccccgcattgattgccattcttgagcggatgcagtggATGCAGCGGGAGcaggcacgataggctcaggagacagctgccaactttgcatagttttaggctcgtcaggacaagttccagcggcagcagtagctcctttagcaccagcagttacttatgcagcaatagctcatgggatttatgcagcatgtcgtcgcagcacttggggccccatagccacagctttcgccctagcttgctccacctgccaccacttcgacgactccagcagtacagcccagtgggcttcagagtcagggacagcctctagctccatttgcttcacctatagttcaggtgtcccagtggttgtcctcaccagtggttgccccgcagttcactccatatcacatgggtttctcaccggagcagtcaccctcgctattcgtgcctgacacgtcagtctccaggagtcttggagcatccttcagcgagttgaccggcatgcctacacctccTCATATGCATActaccggtccttctacagcagctccagttgtcatgactactcagaggctcccctcgcctgtcgcctcatcagatcctacgacagacgtcctagcagcatcacaggcagcacctgccccagctcagacccagaccacttcagcgacacttcctgccatagagggtcagttagttcagagctcagggtcaaatgatgatggcgcccagtttcatcttgctccacgtacttcagcgcccggctcgtccgctgcagccctgccgaccgacccttaggttttggtgtttgacgccaaagggggagagggttcgagtatgtagactcaaggGGAGcgagatttagggggagctagttatctagtagtagcttattatatacatttggagttctatttgtgtgatacactattactattatgcattcgtgtgttactttcatgcatattattatatctatgtgatagtgctatctacatgtttgtgatatatgacatgtgagctttctactttgaattatttatgtcatatcacttgtgttatgctcatttgcttttgcttccgcgtttatacttcgatgcaaatgagttttgttacttgtactcatgcttaattcatatcctttgagtacgttgtgttggcttgggtcatataagcttgcctaactcttttgttcttattgacaaaagcttatatgaaccaagcccgtcaaaaacctcacacttttacatactcgaggtggtattgtcatcaatcaccaaaaagggggagattgaaagcatctaggcccctagttggatttcggtgattaatgtcaatacaatattactatgactaacgtgtgttttgtagaggcaattaagttaggtcatggtaatggagatcgattgggcaatcgaggtggtcatgcccctacgatggaaatcgtttcggttttcaaaggattgacgacaaggttaaggatgactagttctaagtgtcaattggagttggagtgacacttagagtagtttaggactttgtttttcctttggccgtactattaaggggggtatgaacgggtagcttgacctagttgagtctagtgagttaggtgtggtgcacacttgttaaaactagctctaggtagctcctatgagtgcctaagatcctttggagcaaacttcattcacatatgatcgagagttggaagtgaatggagggttaaatgctgaccggacgctggctccagtgtgaccggacgctggccgcagggtccggtcagttcatttgatcaagagacagtgttcagtgcgaccggacgctgtagaggtcaagtgaccggacgctgagaggcagcatccggtcaactccagtaaggttccagagaagggaatctgtgaccggacgcgtctagtcagtactgaccggaccctgagggttcagcgtccggtcgagtccagtaagcatccagtgagggtttcatgcgaccggacgcgtccggtcagtggtgaccagaccctgccagcgtccggtcaacacatttccactggttcgcgggttgaactgaccggagcatccggtcaacacgaccggagcgtccggtcaccccgcagaagctcataacggttcgttttttaggctgtcttataaatagaagctccactcgtgtgtggagtcacttttgctcattccaacaattgagaaacacgtttgtgagtgccaagaagagcaaggtcctagtgaggtgattgagatttgagaatccaagagagtagcctcattagtgaatcaagagtagcaaagtgtgcatccatcttctcattaggcttcgcgtggtcaagtgagagttcgtgcttgttactcttggtgatcgtcatcacctagatggcttggtggtgattgggagcttggtgatcacccggcggagcttgtgggtgacccaactcaagttgtgagcggctttgggagattcgccgcgacggactatcgaagaatcaacccgtagagagcacttgatccttgcgcggatcaagggggagctacacccttgcacgggtgctccaacgaggactagtggggagtggcgactctccgatacctcggcaaaacatcgccgcgttcctctctctctatttaatttgagcatttactttgagtatttactttgagcaattcaatacttgtttttacatccatagaattgcatgctagagtaagtttggaacataggtttgcaagtccgttgtgcgttagttttgatagaaacacttttctaggcacaaggggttaattgggctatccgtaggatttgattattgcaagaaaatttagaattagcccaattcaccccccctcttgggcatcttgatcctttcaattaggaAGGAGTTTGAATTGGGGACAGAGAAGTCTGACAAGGAGAGGTTTAGAGGCTATTGCAGATCCAAGGGTTGTCCATGGATAATAAGAGCCAGGACACAGATTGATGGCAGTGCCAGGGTACTAACACTTCTTTGTCACGTTGATGTATCTTTCTTTGTCTTATATGTATGTAGGATATGTTCTTATCTTGACTATTTCTAACTATTTTTCATGTCTATGCAGATCCAGATCAATAAGGTGGTCCACAAGTGTCCTTCAAAAAGCAGAGTTCTTGGTAGGATGGCATCCCAGGCATGGATTGCAAAGAGGGCTATCCCACATTTGAAGGATAATCCTTAGATAGGTCCCAAGGCTGTGCAGAAAGAGTTAGAGAGGAAGTACAACATCAAGATGGCATATCAGACTGTATTTTATGGGAGACAGAGGGCTGCAGATAAATTATTTGGTAAGTGGGATGACTATTTCGATAGTTTGTTCAGATTCAAGGCTGAGATCGAGCTTAGGGACCCTGGTAGTGTAGTTGAGATAGATACCCTTAATGTGGATGGCAAAGTACATTTCAGTAGATTTTTTTGTTCCTTCAAAGCAAGCTTAGATGGATTTATAAATGGCTGCAGACCATATATTAGTGTAGATTCAACTGCTCTAAATGGTGAGTGGAATGGCCACATGCCTGTAGCCAATGCAATAGATGGCCATAATTGGTTGTACCTAATTGCATTTGCCGTCAGTGGAAAGTGAGTGGCAAGCCATGTCCACATGCACTGGCAGTCATAACAACTGAAAGGCAAGTAAACATGGAGAACTATGTGGATGTGGCCTACTCAGTGCACAAGTTCCAAGCAGCCTATGATGGAATGATTCCTGTCATCACTGATAAGAGCCAGTGGTCAACAGTTGACAAGGGGTTCAAGCTTCTTCCACCAATTGGGAAGGAAAGAGGACTTGGGAGGCAAAGGAAAAAGAGGATTCTAGGATGCCTAGAGAGAAGTGGTAAAGCCACAAGGCAAGTTACTTGCAAGGGCTGTGGTGAATTAGGCCATAGGAGGACTAGTTGGAGGTGCCCACTAAGTGTCACCAAAAAAGGTAACTTACTAACCTAAGCTACACACCTTGCTGAATTTGCCACATTTTTTTACTAACTAAATGTAGTTGCAGGAAGAGGACAAGGAAGACAAAGTCAAAGAAAGGGCCAGGGTGATGACATGGACACTGAAACTGCACCACCTTCCCCAAATCCACCAGCGGCTCCTGAGCCTGAAACAGCTGCACAGGCACCTTCACCAAGGACCCCAAGAAAAAGGGCAGCCCTAGCACCATCACCAATGACACCTAGAACAAGGGTAGCAGCAAAGAAGGAAAGAGAGGCAGCAGAAGCAGCAACAAGGTACATTGTGACTACCTAAATTATGTCTACATAACTCATGAACTTGGCAACATGTCACTAATCCACTTTGAAATGCAGGATGTTGGACTTGGAACCTCCCCAGCCCTTAGAAATGATCATTGCAGAGGCTGAGCACCCACCAAAATCTGCACCAGCTAAGAAGTTGACCCCAAGAAAGAAGCTGGCCACAAAGATAAAGAAATCACCTGCCAAGGGGACCTGAGAACAAGGGCAGCAATCAAGAAAGCTTAGCTTTGTGATTGTGATGCATATTTTGGGACATATGGTATTGTAATGTATTGCCTTCTAGGCCTAAACAACCTGTTATGGTAGTATTGCCTTCTAGGCCTCTGAAAACTTGTAATGACTTGTCTATGGTTGTGGCATGTACTCAGCCTGAACAACCTGTTATATTGCCTTCTATGCCTGCCTGAACAACCTGTTATGTTGCTGTTGGTTTTATCTTATTTGTAATGCTATATCAGTGCTCTTTTTGTGAGGATTTAGGATGTCATGTACAAGTGCAATAACAAAAACAACATTCCCTTGCATTAACCATTCAACATTTTAGAGATACATGCCCACTGCTCGGTCCAACAAACACACAGTTCAATTACAAACTACAGGTTCAACTAAAGCATCCAGGTTCACCTCAAGTTTAACTAAAAGACAACAAGAACTACTTCATTACATACATAACTCCAACAGCTACACCAACACCAATGACCAAGCTCAAAGTCTTCACTGCACCAACCAAAGCATCTAGCTTCACCTCCATTGAGTTGTTCTCCACACGAACCACTGCACTTGAATCAGCTTCGACTACAAGAGATGAGGCCTTCTATGACAATTAGACGTTTATCTCTTGTCATAGAAGGCCCGTCATTAAAGACCTTATGTGACAATTATAAGCTATTTTTGTGACAATTCTTCCTCAACTGCTGCTTGAACTTATCCAAGATTCATCACAATCTTCCCCGTGTCCACCAACAGGCCCAAGTAATCTAGCTGCCACTCAAAAAAGCCACACTTGACTAGAACCTAAACACATGCACACACCATCATAACTGACCGATCGAGTCCAAATCATGAACAAATCGAAACAAAAATAGTGGGTTACCCCTTGCATGTTCCTGGGGCACTTGAAGAAGACACGCCCCTTGTTTCCATTGTCATCTGTTTGGGCCACGAGCTCCAGCACCCTCTGCAGCCCACACTCATCGCACATGATAAGGGGGAGCCTCGTGTGTCTCCCGAGTGGGTACTCCCCTATCGTGTCCGGTAGCCACGGGCGCCTGATGCGCGTCGACGAGCTTGCATGACGGGAcatggcggctagggttgggAGGGGCGTCGGCGACCAAGTGAGGAAGAAAAGAGCCTGGAAGAAGAGGATGTGGGAGAGGGATGCGACTGAGCAGATGGGAGGGAGACAACGTGCGTTAAGTGAGAGAAGGCGAGGGCAGGCTGGTCTTTTGGCGTCGGTCTTCACGGGTCAACTCTCCATTGCTACGCTGGCTGGCTGGTCTGGCTTGCCACGTCAGCCAAAATGGCAAAATATTAGGCGAGCTACTGTTTCCCGGGACATTTTTGTAGTTGTCGTTCCAAAGCTGGCAAACGGAGAGTGCGCCACCATTATAGTGGCAAAAAAAATAGAAATCCCCTATTCAAGGGAACAACCTACCTTGATAGCCGCAAAATGTTTCAAAGTTCACAGTTATGCTTAGCAAACAAGAACGATATCATGTGCAATGATCTCGGCATGGTTACAACATGATTTCTGGTCAACTTCTTCAACATGTTCTTTGTCCTGAAACTCAATTCAGAAGAAATAATGAACATAAGGCTAGAAGAACCTATAGCCAACTTCACCGGGTTTACTATCAAAACATACCAATAAAAAGATTATACTTCACTCAACCTGCTAAAGTCTTTTTAAATGTCACCAAAAACAACATATGTGATGTGCACTTAATTAAATACCTTTTTGTATCGAACCAACTACCGGTTGCAATTTGGGATAGGGAAACATCCGTAGCATGAAGAGGCCGGTAACCTTTTTGAACAAAGAAAATACGTGGATCATGCTTGTGACAGTTACTGTGTCGGCTGTGTGATCTAATAACATGATAAGCAAGGCATTTTAAGCTCTAATCAATACTCTATGCTTGTTCTTTGAATAATATTTTGGAGTTTAGGTGGTGCCATTTGCAGCATATTAAATTTGCTCAATATATGACAATGCGGTGTACTACCATGACACATGCTGGACTCATCCTTTTCGTTCAGCTCTCCTATGGGACAGAAGTCTGAGTTGAACAGTGCAAATTTGCTAAAAGTTAAAATATTAAGTGTTTATGCATGAGAATGACTTCTTCTATATTTCTTTCGTGGATGGTGGAACCCTCCAATTAACCCACCAAGAATATGTTGTGAAATTCAAAGAGCTGGTGATGGTGATGAGCAAAAGCGGGGAACGGTGTGGCCAAGGCGGTGGCGGCCGCAGCAGCTGTCGTCATGATGGGAACGACGGAAGCTAGCTGGTTGTGGTCATTACATGGCAGATGTTCCTGCATTGTTTTTTTGAGTGGGATCTATATAGACCTGTGTTTTGATAGAACCTTATACAGTAGGAACTGCACTACTATTGAATTGCACTAGGTACCTGGATTATTATCTGCGGAACTGCACTACTATTAAATTGTTTATGCAAAATAATCTAATTGCTTAGTATCTATAAGGATCCGATTTGCTTATGCAATGGAAACCGTAGTACTATCTGTTCTCATCGATGTGCTGCTATTTTGGATGAATCGTCTTGCCTctattttggatgaattaataaCTTTTGCTGATGGTGGCGACAGTGTTCCAGAACCTTGTTTGCGTTTTGAAATGGGCAAGAAAGCGCAGTGGGTATGCACGTTACAACCTTTCCTGTACGGACACAGCTGGTGCTTGCCCCATCTGCCCAGAATGGAAAACAtagtttttatatttttcttatttaGATTAGAGTGTGTGTGCTGGAGGTTTAAAGGACGCACGGCACGCGTTAGCTGCTTCCAATATTtttatattaaatttatttagagtataaatattgatattattttttataaacttgaaTAACTATCTCTGGCTGCCCCTAAGCACAACCAAGCT
The sequence above is drawn from the Miscanthus floridulus cultivar M001 chromosome 15, ASM1932011v1, whole genome shotgun sequence genome and encodes:
- the LOC136506662 gene encoding uncharacterized protein isoform X2, giving the protein MENYVDVAYSVHKFQAAYDGMIPVITDKSQWSTVDKGFKLLPPIGKERGLGRQRKKRILGCLERSGKATRQVTCKGCGELGHRRTSWRCPLSVTKKGRGQGRQSQRKGQGDDMDTETAPPSPNPPAAPEPETAAQAPSPRTPRKRAALAPSPMTPRTRVAAKKEREAAEAATRMLDLEPPQPLEMIIAEAEHPPKSAPAKKLTPRKKLATKIKKSPAKGT
- the LOC136506662 gene encoding protein IQ-DOMAIN 14-like isoform X1 is translated as MENYVDVAYSVHKFQAAYDGMIPVITDKSQWSTVDKGFKLLPPIGKERGLGRQRKKRILGCLERSGKATRQVTCKGCGELGHRRTSWRCPLSVTKKVAGRGQGRQSQRKGQGDDMDTETAPPSPNPPAAPEPETAAQAPSPRTPRKRAALAPSPMTPRTRVAAKKEREAAEAATRMLDLEPPQPLEMIIAEAEHPPKSAPAKKLTPRKKLATKIKKSPAKGT